CTAAAGAGCAGAATGGCCCCTTCACACATGATGCGCCAGACCAGATTGCCCATCACAAGGGCTGCAACCCCCCCAAGGCGAGTGAAAATCGGACCAGCCGCATACTCATCCAGCGCATCAGGCGACAAGATCGACAACAGCCCGCCAGCGGTGATGAAGCACGCTCCAATAAAGTAGATGACTTTAATGAGCTGCGGCGTCACTAATTCTCGAAAGGCAAAATACTCCGCGTAGAAGCTCATGTATTTCACCGATTTTGCTCGTGGTGCATTCAAGGCCTGCTCACACACGGAGCACTTCGTGGCCGAAGCATCGTTTTCCATAAAACATTGTGGACACTTCATAGATACTCCCTCCGGTCGGTGGTTCAAAGATAGACAACACTGCTTCGTGCAGCTTATCCAACTTCCGGCTCAGAGGCGAGAGCCCAATTCACAGCCGGGTCCTGGGCTGTGTGAGTCGTCAGAATCGATTCCGAAAGAAAACGAAGGAAGGTGTTTACCAACCCCATCGGAACACCGTATACTGCGCGATCTCATACCTGCCTAAAGCGCAAGGCCGGAGGGGTGACGGAGCGGCCGAACGTGCCGGTCTTGAAAACCGGAGATGGGGTAACTCATCCGCGAGT
Above is a window of Candidatus Nitrospira nitrosa DNA encoding:
- a CDS encoding DUF4282 domain-containing protein; amino-acid sequence: MKCPQCFMENDASATKCSVCEQALNAPRAKSVKYMSFYAEYFAFRELVTPQLIKVIYFIGACFITAGGLLSILSPDALDEYAAGPIFTRLGGVAALVMGNLVWRIMCEGAILLFSLHELLVSIDTRTGLLVRQGKRIEP